In a genomic window of Ptiloglossa arizonensis isolate GNS036 chromosome 12, iyPtiAriz1_principal, whole genome shotgun sequence:
- the LOC143153253 gene encoding DNA helicase MCM9, protein MLRDYLLENHRNELEQILDAGDINIFYPIHINFVSLFEVNADVAQKILRCPRHYLPMCDEAATKAQEQIAKPEQIVKKKVRIRITAVPVTVHQGQIGQLVSTSGIVVRVSQPTVLKVVQRYRCKKCKHINFVNYEWEIQNFTNISECKACSATKLIALTAFDLEDSSDCQEIRIQEKGRVDTSRSLTEEMQIILLDDLVDKCRPGDNIEINGMIIRVWEKLEVGERLEATTIMLANSVSVQRKIFETASTQEMRDVFKNYWNQYNDNPLLGRDNILASICPQLYGMYTAKLALAVVLAGGVPKCNESGTRVRGEPHLLLIGDPGTGKSQLLRAASRLATRSVFTTGIGSTAAGLTATAVRDSDGWHLEAGALVLADGGVCCVDEFTTMSLHDRTSVHEAMEQQTISIAKAGLVSTLNSRCSVIAAINPSGGQFDDEEEWETNLGDPLLSRFDLILLLRDNRNPEWDRLTSDHILRAAYETRENTAQTDSKNHIELLKSEGLWKEDTLREYLAYIHSLQPILTKEAELVLRTIYLYHRSHPGRREERTTVRLLDSLIRLAEGHAKLMYKSKIELMDAIYVVKLIGVEPTFETDLGCSFPSDPMATYRSEGRKLLRIIGLEQLENLL, encoded by the exons ATGTTGCGAGATTATTTGTTAGAAAATCATCGAAATGAATTGGAACAAATTTTAGACGCTGGAGACATCAATATTTTCTACCCGATCCACATAAA TTTTGTATCGCTATTCGAAGTCAACGCTGATGTGGCGCAAAAAATTCTGCGATGTCCTAGACATTATTTGCCAATGTGCGACGAAGCAGCGACAAAAGCTCAGGAACAAATAGCAAAACCAGaacaaattgttaaaaaaaaa GTTCGTATCAGAATTACCGCAGTACCAGTTACTGTACACCAAGGTCAAATAGGACAACTGGTTTCAACAAGTGGCATTGTAGTGAGAGTATCACAACCCACTGTACTAAAGGTTGTTCAAAGATACAGATGTAAGAAGtgtaaacacataaattttgttAAT TATGAGtgggaaatacaaaattttacaaatatctcaGAATGCAAGGCATGTTCTGCAACAAAGTTAATAGCTCTCACAGCTTTTGATCTAGAAGATTCTTCGGATTGTCAGGAAATAAGAATTCAA GAAAAGGGCAGAGTAGACACCAGTAGATCTTTGACAGAAGAAATGCAAATTATCTTGTTGGACGATTTAGTTGATAAATGTAGGCCTGGAGATAATATTGAAATCAA TGGCATGATTATACGGGTGTGGGAAAAATTGGAAGTAGGCGAGCGTTTGGAGGCAACAACCATAATGTTAGCGAACAGTGTTTCAGTAcaacgtaaaatatttgaaacagcTTCTACCCAAGAGATGAGAgatgtttttaaaaattattggaaTCAATATAACGATAATCCTTTACTTGGTAGAGACAATATTTTAGCATCAATTTGTCCCCAG CTGTACGGGATGTATACTGCAAAATTAGCATTAGCTGTCGTTCTAGCTGGTGGTGTGCCAAAGTGTAACGAAAGTG gAACACGTGTACGAGGTGAACCCCATCTTCTCTTAATCGGTGATCCCGGAACTGGAAAATCGCAATTGCTTCGTGCAGCGTCCCGTCTGGCTACAAGATCGGTCTTTACAACCGGCATTGGATCAACTGCAGCTGGTCTTACAGCAACTGCTGTTAGA GATTCGGATGGTTGGCATTTAGAAGCTGGAGCCTTGGTATTAGCTGATGGTGGAGTCTGTTGTGTAGATGAATTCACGACAATGAGTTTACACGACAGAACTTCCGTGCACGAGGCCATGGAACAGCAAACGATATCAATTGCCAAAGCTGGATTAGTAAGTACACTAAACTCAAGGTGCTCGGTCATTGCAGCCATCAACCCAAGCGGTGGCCAATTCGATGATGAAGAAGAATGGGAAACGAACTTAGGGGATCCCCTTTTGTCACGGTTCGATTTAATACTTCTTTTAAGGGACAACAGGAACCCAGAGTGGGACAGATTGACGTCGGATCATATTCTGAGAGCCGCTTATGAAACTAGAGAAAACACGGCACAAac AGATTCAAAGAATCACATTGAGCTTTTAAAATCGGAAGGTCTGTGGAAAGAAGATACTTTGCGAGAATATTTGGCGTATATACATTCTTTACAACCAATATTGACAAAAGAAGCAGAACTGGTTCTTAGAACAATTTATCTTTATCATAGATCTCATCCAGgtagaagggaagaaagaacaACAGTACGACTTCTAGATAGTCTTATTAG ACTAGCTGAAGGTCACGCTAAATTGATGTATAAATCGAAAATTGAACTTATGGATGCCATTTACGTGGTTAAATTAATTGGAGTAGAACCAACATTCGAGACTGACCTCGGTTGTTCATTTCCATCAGATCCTATGGCAACGTACAGATCTGAAG GTAGAAAGTTGTTGAGGATTATTGGCCTAGAACAGctggaaaatttgttgtaa
- the Scamp gene encoding secretory carrier membrane protein, which translates to MSGFDENPFGEPNINDPFSDPAIRRAVSSTPANRGLEDYNPFAEQGTHGTAQVRGAANPPIYGGIGATPQPATLQPSNQEAPPPTYARTPQQTVNESLGSTMSSPPLDQRSEPELKSRMEEDMRNTPYYPKRNWPPLPDKCCFQPCFYQDIDLEIYSDFQKVVRQLYHLWIFHSCVLVLNVIGGFLLIFYEQNFSTFGLGMLFLILFIPFSFLCWFRPAYRAFKNDSSLNYMMFFFVFFFQLIVTAIQAIGIPGSGTCGIIVAITMFNSTAKGIFVGLILLFIASCFVCAACADLLLLTKIIRLYRFSEEKLLKAQQELATTFLRNEHVQQAATNICASAASAQMANVVNQPRY; encoded by the exons ATGTCTGGTTTTGACGAAAATCCCTTTGGGGAGCCAAATATTAATGATCCATTTTCG gaTCCTGCAATTAGAAGAGCTGTATCCTCAACACCGGCTAATAGAGGTTTGGAAGATTATAATCCGTTTGCAGAGCAAGGTACACATGGGACTGCACAAGTTAGAGGCGCGGCAAATCCTCCAATTTATGGAGGAATTGGAGCTACACCACAACCAGCAACACTTCAGCCTTCAAATCAAGAAGCTCCACCACCTACATATGCTCGTACTCCTCAACAAACTGTGAATGAATCACTTGGAAGTACAATGTCGTCCCCTCCATTAGAT cAAAGATCAGAACCAGAATTAAAATCAAGAATGGAAGAAGATATGAGAAATACCCCATATTATC CAAAGCGAAATTGGCCTCCTTTGCCTGATAAGTGCTGCTTTCAACCTTGTTTCTACCAAGATATTGATTTGGAGATTTATTCAGATTTTCAGAAAGTAGTTAGGCAACTGTATCATTTGTGGATAT TCCATAGCTGTGTTTTAGTCCTGAATGTTATCGGTGGATTTTTGCTAATTTTCTATGAACAGAATTTTTCAACATTTGGTCTTGGAATGTTATTTTTGATATTGTTCATACCATTTTCCTTTTTGTGCTGGTTCAGACCAGCATACAGAGCTTTCAA aaatgaCAGCTCACTCAACTATATGATGTTCTTCTTtgtctttttctttcaattaataGTAACAGCAATTCAAGCCATTGGTATTCCTGGTTCTGGAACTTG tgGTATAATAGTGGCTATTACAATGTTTAACTCAACGGCTAAAGGAATCTTTGTTGGTCTTATACTACTCTTCATTGCCTCTTGTTTTGTTTGTGCTGCGTGTGCTGATCTTTTACTGTTGACTAAG ATTATTCGTCTGTATCGATTTTCCGAGGAGAAACTTCTTAAGGCACAACAAGAATTGGCTACAACTTTCTTACGCAATGAACACGTGCAACAAGCGGCAACTAACATTTGTGCTAGTGCTGCCAGCGCCCAAATGGCTAATGTTGTTAATCAACCACGTTATTAA
- the Mlc-c gene encoding myosin light chain cytoplasmic isoform X2, translating to MASYSEDQLAEFQEAFQLFDSRGDGKIHVAQIGDALRALGQNPTESDVKKFTHQHKPDERISFEVFLPIYQAISKSRTSDTADDFIEGLRHFDKDGNGFISSAELRHLLTTLGEKLSDEEVETLLAGHEDSQGNINYEDFVRQVMCG from the exons ATG GCATCTTACTCGGAGGATCAGCTGGCAG AATTTCAGGAGGCATTTCAGCTTTTTGACAGTCGAGGAGATGGAAAAATTCATGTGGCCCAAATTGGAGATGCATTACGGGCACTGGGGCAAAATCCAACCGAATCGGATGTGAAGAAGTTTACTCATCAACATAAACCAGACGAACGTATTAGTTTTGAAGTGTTTCTACCTATTTATCAAGCTATAAGTAAATCTCGAACATCCGATACTGCAGATGATTTCATAGAAGGTTTACGTCATTTTGATAAAGATGGAAATGGCTTCATCTCCTCTGCCGAACTAAGACATCTTCTAACAACATTGG GTGAGAAACTAAGCGATGAAGAAGTTGAAACATTATTGGCGGGTCATGAAGATTCGCAGGGTAATATTAATTACGAAGATTTTGTTCGCCAAGTGATGTGTGGGTGA
- the Mlc-c gene encoding myosin light chain cytoplasmic isoform X1, producing MYGCSYQELTNRMMSSIEEFQEAFQLFDSRGDGKIHVAQIGDALRALGQNPTESDVKKFTHQHKPDERISFEVFLPIYQAISKSRTSDTADDFIEGLRHFDKDGNGFISSAELRHLLTTLGEKLSDEEVETLLAGHEDSQGNINYEDFVRQVMCG from the exons ATGTATGGCTGTAGTTATCAAGAATTGACTAATAGAATGATGTCATCGATTGAGG AATTTCAGGAGGCATTTCAGCTTTTTGACAGTCGAGGAGATGGAAAAATTCATGTGGCCCAAATTGGAGATGCATTACGGGCACTGGGGCAAAATCCAACCGAATCGGATGTGAAGAAGTTTACTCATCAACATAAACCAGACGAACGTATTAGTTTTGAAGTGTTTCTACCTATTTATCAAGCTATAAGTAAATCTCGAACATCCGATACTGCAGATGATTTCATAGAAGGTTTACGTCATTTTGATAAAGATGGAAATGGCTTCATCTCCTCTGCCGAACTAAGACATCTTCTAACAACATTGG GTGAGAAACTAAGCGATGAAGAAGTTGAAACATTATTGGCGGGTCATGAAGATTCGCAGGGTAATATTAATTACGAAGATTTTGTTCGCCAAGTGATGTGTGGGTGA
- the Oda gene encoding LOW QUALITY PROTEIN: ornithine decarboxylase antizyme (The sequence of the model RefSeq protein was modified relative to this genomic sequence to represent the inferred CDS: deleted 1 base in 1 codon) — translation MDNSLEEGCRLQQHYCITLGVGPLWWSDVPHAALSVSTVNTESRGVGIKQSQLSVSSHIVQEDELLKVVRNSESLRLTFTLHLTESTSVEWETVVWRHCLYIRVPSCLLPEGSKEGFVTLLEYAEETLRCMNIIVCLRKDRADRAMLVRTFMFLGFNVLPPTHALVPLGSDTGNLYMLYAIE, via the exons ATGGATAACAGTCTAGAAGAAGGTTGTAGACTACAACAACATTATTGTATAACGCTGGGTGTGGGGCCTCTGTGGTGGTCC GATGTGCCCCATGCCGCATTGTCTGTATCCACAGTCAACACAGAGAGCCGCGGCGTGGGGATCAAGCAGAGTCAGCTCTCTGTGAGCTCCCACATTGTTCAA GAGGATGAATTGTTGAAAGTCGTGAGAAATAGCGAATCATTGCGCCTTACCTTCACACTTCACTTGACAGAAAGCACTTCTGTTGAGTGGGAAACAGTAGTATGGCGTCACTGTCTTTACATTCGCGTGCCGAGCTGTCTCTTACCCGAGGGTTCAAAGGAGGGCTTTGTTACTCTCTTAGAATATGCAGAAGAAACACTAAGATGCATGAACATTATTGTTTGTCTACGTAAAGACAGAGCGGATCGAG CAATGCTGGTTCGTACATTCATGTTCTTGGGATTCAATGTTCTACCACCAACTCATGCCTTGGTACCACTTGGTAGTGATACTGGCAATCTCTACATGTTGTATGCCATCGAATAA